One Aegilops tauschii subsp. strangulata cultivar AL8/78 chromosome 7, Aet v6.0, whole genome shotgun sequence genomic window carries:
- the LOC109732174 gene encoding uncharacterized protein translates to MELSSTFEERARWMEDTRNHCMSRLQAEKEIQAAKSRLLAAKAAAARLLERRRLLLERRAMDLASHALAARTDIDATHARRLAVARDISSTNGEIEVAQQKAEEWDRFYESKRKEMEEFRAMSQQFEAGARQEVQRLKASVSQLHAALQELQSSGLHWDDAGIGAAEARKADLMAKKAKLDETLAAARQFRALLRQQLQKAFTSQVRDQKAAQN, encoded by the coding sequence ATGGAGCTGTCGTCTACTTTCGAGGAGCGCGCCCGATGGATGGAGGACACACGCAACCACTGCATGTCCCGTCTCCAAGCCGAGAAGGAGATCCAGGCCGCCAAGTCCCGCCTCCTCGCCGCCaaggccgccgccgcccgcctcctagagcggcgccgcctcctcctcgagCGCCGTGCCATGGACCTCGCCTCccacgccctcgccgcccgcaCCGACATCGACGCCACTCACGCGCgtcgcctcgccgtcgcccgcgACATCAGCTCGACCAACGGCGAGATCGAGGTGGCGCAGCAGAAGGCGGAGGAGTGGGACCGCTTCTACGAGTCCAAGAGGAAGGAGATGGAGGAGTTCCGGGCGATGTCGCAGCAGTTCGAGGCGGGAGCTCGTCAGGAAGTGCAGAGGCTCAAGGCCTCTGTGTCTCAACTGCACGCAGCCCTGCAGGAGCTGCAGAGCAGCGGGTTGCACTGGGACGACGCCGGGATCGGGGCTGCGGAAGCTAGGAAGGCCGACCTCATGGCTAAGAAGGCCAAGCTGGACGAGACCCTGGCTGCAGCCCGCCAGTTCAGAGCACTGCTTCGGCAGCAGCTCCAGAAAGCCTTCACGTCACAGGTTAGGGATCAAAAGGCAGCACAAAACTGA